A window from Microbacterium ginsengiterrae encodes these proteins:
- a CDS encoding endonuclease/exonuclease/phosphatase family protein produces MNGAGQGPLIGPAAPPGVHLMTWNVRRPLPFTLRAADRWTRRAPRLAALLRAERPTALGVQEALPSQVQVIEDALGGGYRHVGRGRARDGSDEGCPIFYDAERLDLVEAQQEALSDRPDAPGSRSWGNLLPRIMVVAVFQDRMTSRRFCVINTHLDHLSRRSRLRSAEAIRRAVIARALPAVVMGDLNEGVSGAAVAALLRDDLLVDASADPRTRRGPQWGTWSNYRPPREGGRRIDWILVSDGVQVTRAAVNDRRYGGGWGSDHLPVQAEILVGE; encoded by the coding sequence GTGAACGGGGCGGGCCAGGGCCCCCTCATCGGACCCGCCGCTCCACCGGGTGTGCATCTGATGACGTGGAACGTGCGGCGCCCGCTCCCCTTCACGCTGCGTGCCGCCGACCGGTGGACGCGACGTGCGCCACGCCTCGCCGCGCTGCTGCGTGCCGAGCGCCCGACCGCGCTCGGCGTGCAGGAAGCCCTGCCCTCGCAGGTGCAGGTCATCGAAGACGCACTCGGCGGTGGGTATCGCCACGTCGGCCGAGGGCGAGCGCGCGACGGGAGCGACGAGGGATGCCCGATCTTCTACGATGCGGAGCGGCTGGACCTCGTCGAGGCGCAGCAGGAGGCGCTGTCCGACCGGCCGGATGCTCCAGGGTCCCGGTCCTGGGGGAATCTTCTGCCCCGGATCATGGTGGTCGCGGTCTTCCAGGACCGGATGACGAGCCGGCGCTTCTGCGTCATCAACACCCATCTCGATCACCTCTCCCGCCGGTCCCGACTGCGCTCCGCTGAGGCGATCCGCCGCGCGGTCATCGCCCGCGCTCTCCCCGCGGTCGTGATGGGCGATCTCAATGAGGGTGTGAGCGGAGCGGCGGTCGCCGCGCTGCTCCGTGATGACCTGCTCGTCGATGCGTCGGCCGATCCCCGCACGCGACGCGGACCACAGTGGGGCACGTGGTCGAACTACCGCCCGCCCCGCGAGGGCGGACGCCGCATCGACTGGATCCTCGTCTCCGACGGGGTGCAGGTCACCAGGGCCGCCGTCAACGATCGCCGGTACGGCGGCGGCTGGGGCTCCGATCACCTCCCCGTGCAGGCGGAGATCCTCGTGGGTGAGTAG
- a CDS encoding class I SAM-dependent methyltransferase, protein MDFSFSALRRFPDVEAPNLQAWDATDELLVQRALAAGVSGDEIAVIGDEYGAITLALTDAGLRGIRVHQDLATGRRALAHNAAALSLGGFSSHELDASLLGGARLVLLQLPKALAELEEIVDAVARWAAPDVTLIAGGRVKHMTLTQNEVIGRSFEVVQPQRAERKSRLIVATGRRDAPAQPPFPVAAEVEVPGLSQPLTVVAHGGAFAGARLDIGTRVLLEALAAERTSGLGSQLRRNGQIPPSPRRNDADPHNSSGVVPGASTAPRHTSTSPTAASTTPGTVVDLGCGTGVLAATYALTHPDARIIATDRSAAAVASARATMRANGVDDRVTVTHDDAGSEIPDAAADLVLLNPPFHLGASVHTGAASRLFAAAARMLRPGGELLTVFNSSLGYRRELSATIGATEQVLRTPKFTVTRSVRR, encoded by the coding sequence GTGGACTTCTCCTTCTCGGCGCTGCGGCGCTTTCCCGATGTGGAGGCGCCGAATCTGCAGGCCTGGGATGCCACGGATGAGCTCCTCGTGCAGCGTGCGCTCGCGGCAGGCGTCAGCGGCGACGAGATCGCTGTCATCGGGGACGAGTACGGCGCCATCACGCTGGCGCTGACGGATGCCGGGCTCCGCGGCATCCGCGTCCATCAGGATCTCGCGACCGGACGGCGGGCCCTCGCGCACAATGCCGCCGCGCTCAGCCTGGGCGGGTTCTCGTCGCACGAGCTCGATGCGTCGCTGCTCGGCGGGGCCCGGCTCGTCCTGCTGCAGCTGCCCAAGGCACTCGCCGAACTCGAGGAGATCGTTGATGCGGTGGCGCGGTGGGCGGCGCCGGATGTGACGCTGATCGCCGGTGGACGCGTCAAGCACATGACTCTGACGCAGAACGAGGTGATCGGCCGCTCCTTCGAGGTCGTGCAGCCGCAGCGCGCGGAGCGGAAGTCCCGGCTCATCGTCGCGACCGGTCGCCGTGACGCTCCCGCACAGCCGCCGTTCCCCGTGGCGGCGGAGGTCGAGGTGCCAGGGCTTTCGCAGCCGCTGACCGTCGTCGCGCACGGCGGCGCCTTCGCCGGAGCCCGGCTCGACATCGGCACCCGTGTCCTGCTCGAGGCTCTCGCGGCCGAACGGACCTCGGGCCTCGGGTCGCAACTCCGGAGAAACGGGCAGATTCCGCCCTCGCCCCGCCGGAACGACGCCGATCCGCACAATTCCTCCGGAGTTGTGCCCGGCGCCTCGACCGCACCGCGCCACACCTCGACCTCACCGACCGCCGCCTCGACGACGCCGGGAACCGTGGTCGACCTCGGATGCGGCACCGGTGTGCTTGCGGCGACCTACGCCCTGACGCACCCCGACGCCCGCATCATCGCGACGGATCGGTCCGCCGCGGCCGTCGCGTCCGCCCGCGCGACGATGCGGGCGAACGGCGTCGACGACCGCGTCACCGTCACTCACGATGACGCGGGCTCCGAGATCCCGGATGCCGCAGCCGACCTCGTCCTCCTAAACCCGCCGTTCCACCTCGGCGCGAGCGTCCACACCGGCGCGGCCTCCCGCCTGTTCGCGGCCGCCGCACGAATGCTGAGGCCGGGCGGGGAGCTGCTCACGGTCTTCAACTCGTCCCTCGGCTACCGCCGCGAGCTGAGCGCGACGATCGGCGCCACCGAGCAGGTGCTGCGCACGCCGAAATTCACGGTGACGCGCAGCGTGCGGCGCTGA
- a CDS encoding betaine/proline/choline family ABC transporter ATP-binding protein, producing the protein MTETALEARNLFKVFGRNPKQAVQRLKSGASRAEVQDAGTAAVIDASFTVNKGEIFVIMGLSGSGKSTIIRMLNGLHDITDGTVVIGGDQITGIPAARLREIRRENVSMVFQHFALLPHRTVAANVAYPLELKGVGRAERLAKAEEVLAMVGLEGWGDKLPSELSGGMQQRVGIARALAADTEILLMDEAFSALDPLIRREMQEQLVELQEKLQKTIVFITHDLNEAMFLGDRIAVMRDGRIVQIGTPEDILTDPANDYVAQFVQDVDRARVLTASNVMERPRPVVADTAGPRTALRQMRDAYMSAAYVTGRDRKLLGMVTDRDAVKLIRKGEASLSSILRPVPQAVSEDDVLMNLFVPAVESPLPLAVIDAEGRLTGVIPRVTLLAALGPGPNATEEITLPHQPVPQAEIDAVLSEADAATTAAAGDAPTAAGTTEGEVR; encoded by the coding sequence GTGACCGAAACCGCTCTTGAAGCGCGCAATCTTTTCAAGGTGTTCGGACGGAATCCGAAGCAGGCAGTCCAGCGACTGAAGTCCGGCGCGTCCCGCGCCGAGGTGCAGGATGCCGGGACCGCCGCCGTCATCGACGCGAGCTTCACCGTCAACAAAGGCGAGATCTTCGTCATCATGGGCCTGTCCGGATCGGGCAAGTCCACGATCATCCGCATGCTGAACGGCCTGCACGACATCACCGACGGCACCGTCGTGATCGGCGGGGACCAGATCACCGGCATCCCGGCGGCGCGCCTGCGCGAGATCCGCCGCGAGAACGTGTCGATGGTGTTCCAGCACTTCGCACTGCTGCCGCACCGCACGGTGGCCGCGAACGTCGCCTACCCGCTCGAGCTGAAGGGCGTCGGCCGCGCCGAGCGCCTCGCGAAGGCCGAGGAGGTCCTCGCCATGGTGGGCCTCGAGGGCTGGGGTGACAAGCTGCCCAGCGAGTTGTCCGGCGGGATGCAGCAGCGCGTCGGCATCGCCCGCGCGCTCGCCGCCGACACCGAGATCCTGCTCATGGACGAGGCGTTCAGTGCGCTCGACCCTCTCATCCGCCGCGAGATGCAGGAGCAGCTGGTCGAGCTGCAGGAGAAGCTGCAGAAGACCATCGTCTTCATCACCCACGACCTCAACGAGGCGATGTTCCTCGGTGACCGGATCGCGGTCATGCGCGACGGGCGGATCGTGCAGATCGGCACGCCGGAGGACATCCTCACCGACCCCGCCAACGACTACGTCGCGCAGTTCGTGCAGGATGTCGACCGCGCCCGCGTGCTCACGGCATCCAATGTCATGGAGCGCCCTCGACCCGTCGTCGCCGACACGGCGGGTCCGCGCACGGCGCTGCGCCAGATGCGCGATGCGTACATGTCCGCCGCGTACGTCACCGGTCGCGATCGCAAGCTCCTCGGCATGGTCACGGATCGGGATGCCGTGAAGCTCATCCGCAAGGGCGAGGCGTCGCTGAGTTCGATCCTCCGGCCGGTGCCGCAGGCGGTCTCCGAGGACGACGTCCTGATGAACCTGTTCGTCCCGGCCGTCGAGTCGCCGCTGCCCCTCGCCGTCATCGACGCGGAAGGACGCCTCACCGGTGTCATCCCGCGCGTCACCCTGCTCGCGGCGCTGGGCCCGGGCCCGAACGCCACCGAGGAGATCACCCTGCCGCACCAGCCGGTGCCGCAGGCCGAGATCGACGCGGTGCTCAGCGAGGCGGATGCCGCCACCACCGCCGCTGCCGGTGATGCGCCGACGGCAGCAGGAACGACGGAAGGGGAGGTGCGCTGA
- a CDS encoding ABC transporter permease has product MDGFRLPLGEWVGAGVDWIKDNLEGLLDVIAFVVRFLVGGLTDILTGTPLVVVIIIAALIAWAVRSIWMAIGTVVSFVLILSMGLWVAAMQTLSLVIVAALVAIVIAIPLGIWSARSDTVRAILKPVLDFMQTMPAFVYLIPAIVFFSIGVVPGLVATVIFALPPGVRMTELGIRGVDSETVEAGQAFGATPSQILRGIQLPLAMPTIMAGVNQVIMLALSMAVIAGMAGADGLGKLVVEAISTVNIGKGVEAGLGVVLLAVFLDRVTAALGAPGEYPSSLLGMLSRRRAAQRDEKADAAADAKLQAELETASTPRRMTAH; this is encoded by the coding sequence ATGGACGGATTCCGACTTCCCCTCGGCGAATGGGTAGGGGCCGGCGTCGACTGGATCAAGGACAACCTCGAGGGTCTGCTGGACGTCATCGCCTTCGTCGTCCGCTTCCTTGTGGGCGGACTGACCGACATCCTCACCGGCACGCCGCTCGTCGTCGTGATCATCATCGCGGCGCTCATCGCGTGGGCCGTTCGCTCGATCTGGATGGCGATCGGCACCGTCGTGTCGTTCGTGCTGATCCTCAGCATGGGCCTGTGGGTCGCGGCTATGCAGACGCTGTCGCTCGTGATCGTCGCGGCGCTCGTCGCCATCGTCATCGCGATTCCGCTGGGTATCTGGTCCGCGCGCAGTGACACCGTCCGGGCGATCCTCAAGCCGGTGCTCGACTTCATGCAGACGATGCCGGCGTTCGTGTACCTCATCCCCGCGATCGTGTTCTTCAGCATCGGCGTCGTGCCGGGTCTCGTCGCGACGGTCATCTTCGCCCTTCCCCCGGGCGTCCGCATGACCGAGCTCGGCATCCGCGGTGTCGACTCGGAGACGGTCGAGGCGGGGCAGGCGTTCGGTGCGACGCCGTCGCAGATCCTGCGCGGCATCCAGCTCCCCCTCGCGATGCCGACCATCATGGCCGGCGTCAACCAGGTCATCATGCTCGCGCTCTCGATGGCCGTCATCGCCGGTATGGCCGGTGCGGACGGACTCGGGAAGCTCGTCGTCGAGGCGATCTCGACCGTGAACATCGGCAAGGGCGTCGAGGCCGGCCTCGGTGTCGTCCTGCTCGCGGTCTTCCTCGACCGTGTCACCGCGGCGCTCGGCGCGCCGGGCGAGTACCCGTCGTCGCTGCTCGGGATGCTGTCCCGTCGGCGCGCGGCGCAGCGGGACGAGAAGGCGGATGCCGCGGCGGACGCGAAGCTGCAGGCCGAGCTCGAGACGGCATCCACTCCGCGTCGAATGACCGCGCACTGA
- a CDS encoding glycine betaine ABC transporter substrate-binding protein, giving the protein MKKFRHITAITALGLTASLALAGCATGNDTAGGDSEAGDGDKGTITLGFLPSWTDGLSMAYLLQDQFEKLGYTVEMQTLTEAGPLYTGLAQGDVDMYPSAWPEVTHVQYMEEYGDDLEDLGAYYENAKLTIAVPSYMDIDSIEDLKGSADRFDGKIIGIEPGAGLTRQTQESMLPEYDLEGEYTLETSSTAAMLTVLGEAIDKEEDVVVTLWRPFWANSTYDVKDLEDPKGAMGDAETLNFIGHKGFAEQFPEAAELVKQIKLDDDQYGSLEDLVVNEFGEGQESEAIDKWLEDNADQFDWVVTD; this is encoded by the coding sequence ATGAAGAAGTTCCGGCACATCACAGCCATCACAGCCCTCGGTCTCACCGCATCCCTCGCCCTCGCGGGGTGCGCGACCGGCAACGACACCGCAGGCGGCGACAGCGAGGCCGGCGACGGAGACAAGGGCACCATCACCCTCGGCTTCCTCCCCTCCTGGACCGACGGCCTGAGCATGGCGTACCTGCTCCAGGACCAGTTCGAGAAGCTCGGCTACACGGTCGAGATGCAGACCCTCACCGAGGCGGGCCCGCTGTACACGGGTCTCGCACAGGGCGACGTCGACATGTACCCCTCCGCATGGCCCGAGGTCACGCACGTGCAGTACATGGAGGAGTACGGCGACGACCTCGAGGACCTCGGCGCCTACTACGAGAACGCCAAGCTCACCATCGCGGTGCCCAGCTACATGGACATCGACTCGATCGAGGACCTCAAGGGCTCGGCAGACCGCTTCGACGGCAAGATCATCGGCATCGAGCCCGGTGCCGGTCTCACCCGCCAGACGCAGGAGTCGATGCTCCCCGAGTACGACCTCGAAGGCGAGTACACGCTGGAGACCTCGTCGACCGCCGCGATGCTCACCGTGCTCGGTGAGGCCATCGACAAGGAGGAGGACGTCGTCGTCACGCTGTGGCGTCCGTTCTGGGCCAACAGCACGTACGACGTGAAGGACCTCGAGGACCCGAAGGGTGCCATGGGCGACGCGGAGACGCTGAACTTCATCGGTCACAAGGGCTTCGCCGAGCAGTTCCCCGAGGCGGCCGAGCTTGTCAAGCAGATCAAGCTCGACGACGACCAGTACGGTTCGCTCGAAGACCTCGTCGTGAACGAGTTCGGCGAGGGCCAGGAGTCCGAGGCCATCGACAAGTGGCTCGAGGACAACGCCGACCAGTTCGACTGGGTCGTCACCGACTGA
- a CDS encoding lipase maturation factor family protein gives MDGFAAVDFGFAREVLQRGIAALFLVAFVSSLNQFRPLLGERGLLPALELLEWAASSSSRGRMLRPTVFTRIRYTDRRLVALCWAGIIVSAALIAGIPQLAPPWVPMACFLLLWLGYMSISSIGQTFYGFGWEMLLLEAGFLAAFLGSNDQPPPTVVIVLFWWLLFRLEFGAGMIKIRGGREWRDLTALTYHHETQPMPGPLSRQAHLLPRWFHKGEVLGNHFAQLVVPFFLFAPILGLFLPGPVPAVVGAVAAAIVIATQLWLVLTGNFAWLNWATIVIAFSGIGVPAASAVPVELPIPWVVITSFVGILYVALSWPALRNLFAHRQLMNASFNRWQLANAYGAFGTVTKERIEIVVEGTTEEDPDAADWREYAFKGKPGDVRRVPRQFAPYHLRLDWLMWFLPLGRSLDDWFTAFVVRLLEADPPTLALLHRDPFDGARPRWVRAVSYRYRFSTRAEKRATGDVWVRERRRIVLGPVGLR, from the coding sequence ATGGACGGGTTCGCAGCTGTCGACTTCGGCTTCGCGCGCGAGGTGCTCCAGCGGGGCATCGCGGCGCTGTTCCTCGTCGCGTTCGTGTCGAGCCTGAATCAGTTCCGGCCGCTGCTGGGGGAGCGAGGCCTGCTCCCCGCACTCGAGCTGCTCGAGTGGGCTGCGTCCTCCTCATCGCGGGGGCGGATGCTGCGCCCCACCGTGTTCACGCGGATCCGCTACACCGACCGGCGCCTCGTCGCCCTCTGCTGGGCGGGCATCATCGTCTCCGCGGCACTCATCGCCGGCATCCCGCAGCTCGCCCCACCGTGGGTGCCGATGGCCTGCTTCCTGTTGCTGTGGCTGGGCTACATGTCGATCTCGAGCATCGGCCAGACCTTCTACGGTTTCGGGTGGGAGATGCTCCTGCTCGAGGCCGGGTTCCTCGCGGCGTTCCTCGGCTCGAACGATCAGCCGCCGCCCACCGTGGTCATCGTGCTGTTCTGGTGGCTGCTGTTCCGCCTGGAGTTCGGCGCGGGGATGATCAAGATCCGCGGTGGACGGGAGTGGCGAGACCTCACCGCCCTCACTTATCATCACGAGACGCAGCCGATGCCGGGGCCGCTCAGCAGACAGGCCCACCTCTTGCCGCGCTGGTTCCACAAGGGCGAGGTCCTGGGGAACCACTTCGCGCAGCTGGTGGTCCCGTTCTTCCTGTTCGCACCGATCCTCGGGCTGTTCCTGCCGGGGCCGGTGCCCGCCGTCGTCGGCGCGGTGGCGGCGGCGATCGTCATCGCCACGCAGCTGTGGCTCGTCCTGACCGGAAACTTCGCATGGCTGAACTGGGCCACGATCGTCATCGCCTTCTCGGGGATCGGGGTGCCGGCGGCATCCGCCGTTCCCGTCGAGCTGCCGATCCCCTGGGTCGTGATCACCTCGTTCGTCGGCATCCTGTACGTCGCTCTGAGCTGGCCGGCGCTGCGCAATCTGTTCGCGCACCGACAGCTGATGAACGCGAGCTTCAACCGATGGCAGCTCGCGAACGCCTACGGCGCGTTCGGCACCGTCACCAAGGAGCGGATCGAGATCGTCGTGGAGGGGACGACGGAGGAGGACCCGGATGCGGCGGACTGGCGGGAGTACGCCTTCAAAGGAAAGCCCGGAGACGTACGCCGCGTGCCGCGGCAGTTCGCGCCGTACCACCTGCGGCTGGACTGGCTGATGTGGTTCCTGCCGCTCGGCCGCTCGCTGGACGACTGGTTCACGGCGTTCGTCGTCCGGCTGCTGGAGGCGGACCCGCCGACGCTCGCGCTGCTGCATCGGGACCCCTTCGACGGCGCGCGGCCGCGCTGGGTGCGCGCCGTGTCGTACCGCTACCGCTTCTCGACCCGCGCGGAGAAGCGCGCCACCGGGGACGTGTGGGTGCGTGAGCGGCGGCGGATCGTGCTGGGTCCCGTCGGTCTGCGGTGA
- the gnd gene encoding phosphogluconate dehydrogenase (NAD(+)-dependent, decarboxylating): MQLAMIGLGRMGANIVRRLMRDGHDCVVYDVNQDAVASLVAEGATGAESMADLAAKLTPTRVVWMMVPASLTGSVAEEVAAVLDEGDILIDGGNSNYRDDVRRAKTLRERGIEYVDIGTSGGVFGLERGYCLMVGGSDSAFAHIEPILRTVAPGVGEVERTPGRSGDLTPEEQGFLHCGPSGAGHFVKMVHNGIEYGIMAALAEGLNLLHNADAGVREAEHSAEIAPLEEPEFYQFPIDTAAVSELWRRGSVISSWLLDLTAAALHENPRLDGLAGRVSDSGEGRWTVKAAVDVGVPVPVLAASLFERFASRDEDQFANQVLSAMRLQFGGHKELPAGDVLEAGGRKSDSA, from the coding sequence ATGCAACTGGCGATGATCGGACTCGGCAGGATGGGCGCGAACATCGTGCGCCGCCTCATGCGCGACGGCCACGACTGCGTCGTCTACGACGTGAATCAGGATGCCGTGGCCTCCCTCGTCGCGGAGGGCGCCACCGGCGCCGAGAGCATGGCCGACCTCGCCGCGAAGCTCACCCCCACAAGGGTCGTGTGGATGATGGTGCCGGCATCGCTCACCGGCTCCGTGGCGGAGGAGGTCGCCGCCGTCCTCGACGAGGGCGACATCCTCATCGACGGCGGCAACTCGAACTACCGCGACGACGTGCGACGCGCGAAGACGCTGCGCGAGCGCGGCATCGAGTACGTCGACATCGGCACGAGCGGCGGAGTCTTCGGACTCGAGCGGGGCTACTGCCTCATGGTCGGCGGGTCGGATTCCGCGTTCGCGCACATCGAGCCGATCCTCCGCACGGTTGCGCCCGGTGTCGGCGAGGTGGAGCGCACGCCGGGTCGCAGCGGCGACCTGACTCCCGAGGAGCAGGGTTTCCTGCACTGCGGACCGTCGGGCGCAGGACACTTCGTCAAGATGGTGCACAACGGCATCGAGTACGGCATCATGGCCGCGCTCGCCGAGGGCCTCAACCTGTTGCACAACGCGGATGCCGGAGTGCGCGAGGCAGAGCACTCCGCCGAGATCGCCCCGCTGGAGGAGCCGGAGTTCTACCAGTTCCCGATCGACACGGCTGCAGTCTCAGAGCTCTGGCGTCGCGGATCGGTGATCTCGTCGTGGCTGCTCGACCTCACTGCGGCCGCGCTGCACGAGAACCCCAGGCTCGACGGCCTCGCCGGCCGAGTCTCGGACTCCGGCGAGGGTCGCTGGACGGTCAAGGCCGCGGTCGACGTCGGGGTGCCGGTGCCCGTGCTCGCGGCATCCCTGTTCGAGCGGTTCGCGTCCCGTGACGAGGACCAGTTCGCCAACCAGGTGCTCTCGGCGATGCGACTGCAGTTCGGCGGGCACAAGGAGCTTCCGGCCGGCGACGTGCTCGAGGCGGGGGGCCGCAAGTCCGACTCGGCTTGA
- a CDS encoding TraR/DksA family transcriptional regulator, producing MSDNELRPLLDALRREANDRTEALTATLNQLTHDRSSQSDDDEHDPEGVPLSAEWSRLSGLLEGAREELRQVDEALARMDVGTYGVCANCGRGIPVARLRVRPFAELCVPCAEKLGR from the coding sequence ATGAGCGACAACGAGCTGCGTCCTCTTCTCGACGCCCTGCGGCGCGAGGCGAACGATCGCACCGAGGCACTGACGGCAACACTGAACCAGCTCACTCACGACCGCAGCAGCCAGAGCGACGATGACGAGCACGACCCGGAGGGCGTTCCCCTGTCGGCCGAGTGGTCGCGGCTCAGCGGGCTGCTCGAGGGCGCCCGCGAGGAACTGCGGCAGGTCGACGAGGCGCTGGCGCGCATGGATGTCGGCACCTACGGGGTCTGCGCGAACTGCGGTCGCGGCATCCCGGTCGCCCGCCTGCGCGTGCGTCCGTTCGCCGAACTGTGCGTGCCGTGTGCGGAGAAGCTCGGGCGCTGA
- a CDS encoding SulP family inorganic anion transporter yields the protein MPSLDDYRDLRRTWKRDVVAGLTVGIVALPLALGFGVSSGVSAEAGLITAIIAGVLAAIFGGSNVQISGPTGAMVVVLLPIVAEHGVGAVALVSIMAGVIVLAAGALRLGKAVGVIPWPVIEGFTLGIAAIIFLQQVPSLTVGGEADAASHSSNALIAAVQAISEADWTYVPWAVGAALIVIGFMLLAQRLHPGIPGSLIGIAVVTLLCLMIDSPLAVIGALPAGLPMPALPTITLSGTAALLAPAFTIAALAAIESLLSARVAASLGDTGSYDPDRELVGQGIASIGSGLFGGMPATGAIARTAVNVRSGGRTRLASIVHAVVLLLFVLVLSGPVGMIPLAGLAGVLMLTAVRMVRAATMRSILKSARSDAAAFIVTAIITVSFDLIVAVVIGIVFAGVFAIRNLSRSTGVQREEIAGPPQPGDERIAVVRIDGPLIFASAERVFEEITRMQGATVVVLRMSKLEHVDASGAHALQDIVQSLERRGVTVLIKGVQPVHEDLFRTVGVLNSLRHHRHLFTSLDDAVSHARSHIARGSGRPASALA from the coding sequence ATGCCGTCGCTCGACGATTACCGTGATCTCCGGCGCACCTGGAAGCGCGATGTAGTGGCGGGGCTGACCGTCGGAATCGTCGCGCTTCCCCTCGCGCTCGGGTTCGGAGTCAGCTCGGGCGTGAGCGCCGAGGCCGGACTCATCACCGCGATCATCGCGGGCGTCCTGGCCGCGATCTTCGGCGGTTCGAACGTGCAGATCTCCGGCCCGACCGGGGCGATGGTCGTCGTGCTGCTGCCGATCGTCGCCGAGCACGGAGTCGGCGCTGTCGCCCTCGTCAGCATCATGGCCGGCGTCATCGTGCTCGCCGCCGGTGCACTACGGCTGGGCAAGGCGGTGGGCGTGATCCCGTGGCCGGTGATCGAGGGGTTCACGCTCGGCATCGCCGCGATCATCTTCTTGCAGCAGGTGCCGTCGCTCACGGTCGGCGGGGAGGCGGATGCCGCGAGCCACAGCTCCAACGCACTCATCGCAGCTGTGCAGGCGATCTCCGAGGCCGACTGGACCTACGTCCCCTGGGCAGTGGGCGCCGCCCTCATCGTGATCGGATTCATGCTGCTCGCGCAGCGCCTGCACCCCGGCATCCCGGGCTCCCTCATCGGGATCGCGGTCGTGACGCTCCTCTGCCTGATGATCGACAGTCCGCTCGCCGTCATCGGTGCACTGCCCGCCGGCCTCCCGATGCCCGCCCTCCCGACCATCACCCTCAGCGGGACGGCCGCCCTGCTGGCCCCGGCGTTCACGATCGCCGCGCTGGCCGCCATCGAGTCGCTGCTCTCTGCGCGCGTGGCCGCCTCCCTCGGCGACACGGGTTCGTACGACCCGGACCGCGAGCTGGTCGGCCAGGGGATCGCGTCCATCGGCTCCGGCCTGTTCGGCGGGATGCCGGCGACCGGAGCGATCGCACGCACCGCCGTCAACGTGCGCTCGGGCGGTCGCACTCGCCTCGCGTCGATCGTGCACGCCGTCGTACTGCTGCTGTTCGTGCTCGTGCTGTCGGGGCCGGTCGGGATGATCCCGCTCGCGGGTCTCGCCGGCGTGCTCATGCTCACCGCCGTCCGCATGGTTCGCGCAGCGACGATGCGCTCGATCCTGAAGTCGGCGCGGTCGGATGCCGCGGCGTTCATCGTGACCGCGATCATCACCGTCTCGTTCGACCTCATCGTCGCCGTCGTCATCGGCATCGTGTTCGCCGGCGTCTTCGCGATCCGCAACCTCTCGCGCAGCACGGGCGTGCAGCGCGAGGAGATCGCCGGGCCGCCCCAGCCCGGCGATGAGCGCATCGCGGTCGTGCGGATCGACGGGCCGCTGATCTTCGCCTCGGCAGAGCGGGTGTTCGAGGAGATCACGCGGATGCAGGGTGCGACCGTCGTCGTCCTGCGCATGTCGAAGCTCGAGCACGTCGACGCGAGCGGGGCGCACGCTCTGCAGGACATCGTGCAGTCCCTCGAGCGGCGCGGCGTGACCGTGCTCATCAAGGGGGTGCAGCCGGTGCACGAGGACCTCTTCCGCACCGTCGGCGTGCTGAACTCCCTCCGCCACCACCGTCACCTCTTCACGTCCCTCGACGACGCCGTCAGCCATGCACGCAGCCATATCGCACGTGGATCCGGCCGACCGGCATCCGCTCTCGCCTGA
- a CDS encoding ArsR/SmtB family transcription factor, which translates to MSLSEAHRPLYEVKANLFKGLAHPFRIRILELLSDADEVSVARLGEETGLEASHLSQHLSVLRRHRLVTSERRASHVYYRLADRRTAEMLAVARALLLEIVRTDGERIEHANALPALTQGPL; encoded by the coding sequence ATGTCACTAAGTGAGGCCCATCGTCCGCTCTACGAGGTGAAGGCCAACCTCTTCAAGGGGCTCGCGCACCCTTTCCGCATCCGCATTCTCGAGCTCCTCTCGGACGCCGACGAGGTGAGCGTCGCCCGACTGGGCGAGGAGACCGGGCTGGAGGCATCACACCTCTCGCAGCACCTCTCCGTGCTGCGCCGGCATCGCCTGGTGACATCCGAACGCCGCGCCAGCCACGTCTACTACCGCCTGGCCGACCGGCGCACCGCAGAGATGCTCGCGGTCGCCCGCGCACTGCTGCTCGAGATCGTCCGAACCGACGGCGAGCGCATCGAACACGCCAACGCGCTGCCCGCGCTCACACAGGGCCCGCTGTGA